The Spiroplasma culicicola AES-1 genomic sequence ACTATTTAGTTGAAATTTATGCCATTATTAAAAACTATGGTAAATATGCCAAAATTTATAAAACAATGTATGATGTTTTTGGCAAGATTGCCAATGTTGAAGATGAATTAAAAAACCAAAATATTGAATCAATTTCAAGATTTGCAGAATTTTTATATAAAGATCCCAGTATTTTAAGAATTGCTGAACTTTTAGGACGACTAAATGGTGAAGATGATATTATGGAAGTCAATATTACAGAGCAAATTACAACTTATCCTACTCAAGTAAAGTTACCTTACAACCCTGAAGAATTAGTAGGGGTTACCATGTCAAAAGACATCGAAAGATTATTACCAATGGAATTGGCAAATTTATTTGATCCTGAATTAGAAATTGTGTTTTATAAAAAGTTTGTTGAATCACAATTACAAGCATTCTTATTTGAATCAAATGAAACTATTATTGAACATGAAATTGAAGAAGTTGAATATGAAGCACCAATTCCTTTAGAACAAGGTAAATTTATTATTTGTATTGATACTTCAAGTTCAATGGAGGGCGCAGGAGAATATATTGCTAAATCTTTGGCAATCGCTGTTGCCAAAGTGGCGTTAAAAGAAAATCGAGATTTAGTCTTTGTAAACTTTGCCAATCAACATGTTGATGAATTTGAAGTCAATGGAAGAACTGTAAATATTCAAAAAATGTTAGAGTTTTTAGCAAAATCTTTCTACGGAAGAACAAATTCAAAACCAGCTTTTCAAAAAGTAATTGATAAAATGAATTCAGAAAATTATCGTCGTGCAGATTTATTAATGATTTCTGACTTTATGATGGACTCATTGCCAAATTCAACTAGAGTAAAGATTGCAGATTTAAAAGATAACTACAATCGTTTCCATTCATTGGTTGTAGGAACAATGCCCAATGTTGAAACTCAGGATGTCTTTGATAATGTTATGTATTATGATCCAAATGATCCTTATTCA encodes the following:
- a CDS encoding vWA domain-containing protein encodes the protein MQFDMDKPVNEIKKEIERLRQKDLHNSAFLAFKKDHEYAAEQLDDKINNFYSASSMSTISQIKLPEPIRKEIIYYNYVSDNFDEVEFAKKLNFIQEKLVEFDSPFSTYIDTMRWKIENGYFELKGRDWLTEFFRTWTFMLTKRILDFRLKTVEDLRYNYLVEIYAIIKNYGKYAKIYKTMYDVFGKIANVEDELKNQNIESISRFAEFLYKDPSILRIAELLGRLNGEDDIMEVNITEQITTYPTQVKLPYNPEELVGVTMSKDIERLLPMELANLFDPELEIVFYKKFVESQLQAFLFESNETIIEHEIEEVEYEAPIPLEQGKFIICIDTSSSMEGAGEYIAKSLAIAVAKVALKENRDLVFVNFANQHVDEFEVNGRTVNIQKMLEFLAKSFYGRTNSKPAFQKVIDKMNSENYRRADLLMISDFMMDSLPNSTRVKIADLKDNYNRFHSLVVGTMPNVETQDVFDNVMYYDPNDPYSTQQIVKSLNETLRDLRELKDEEAAYRDEQISELNKIRDKKRMRDVHKDSPKSKKLEKAKQKAKDLEKKRQNLYGN